TCTGTTGATTCTGATCAACTGCTTTCGATCCCGTGGATTCGTAAACTCTTGGATGTTTTCCTCTGTTGCCAGGAACAATTCAGGTCCATTGTGTTTAACAACACTGCTTACTTGAATAAAGCTCCAATGGACCGTTACATTACTGATTATTTCGATAGGAGTGTGAAGGGTTTGGATGTTTGTAACGCGATAAGGGACGGAATTGAGCAGATCAGGCAATGGCAGAAGCAGATGGAGATTGTTTTGTGTGCATTGGAGAATCAGAGGAGTGTTGGTGAAGGCCAATTTCGTCGCGCTAAGAAGGCGTTGATTGATTTGACTATTGGTATGCTAGACGATAAGGATTCTAATGCAACTGTTAACCATAGAAACAGGTCATTCGGGCGAAACAATACTCAGAATGATCATAGGTCTATGGGGCATTTTAGATCGTTATCGTGGAGTGTATCGAGGAATTGGTCTGCTGCTAAGCAGCTCCAAGCAATTGGTAATAATTTAGTTGCTCCGAAAAGTAATGAAATTATTGCTACTAATGGATTAGCTTTGGCTGTTTTTACAATGAGTTATGTGTTGTACTTTGTAATGTGGGCACTAGTGGCTGCAATTCCTTGCCAAGACCGCGGCCTGCAAACACATTTTTATGTGACTAGGCAATTCGTTTGGGCCGGCCCAATTTTGTCTCTTCATGAAAGGATTTTGGAGGAATCGAAGAAGAGGGATCGTAGAAATGCTTGTGGATTGTTGAAGGAGATTCAGGAGATTGAGAAATGCGTGCACCAAATGAACGAATTGATCGATACTGTTCAGTTCCCAATCACAGAGGAAAAAGATGGAGAAGTAAAG
This region of Nicotiana tomentosiformis chromosome 4, ASM39032v3, whole genome shotgun sequence genomic DNA includes:
- the LOC104108953 gene encoding protein BYPASS1-LIKE, yielding MPVTDYQGASASFTNFGRSLLSMRRDQVHSMESAHEATSQELELESFQKQVAERFNDLASVDSDQLLSIPWIRKLLDVFLCCQEQFRSIVFNNTAYLNKAPMDRYITDYFDRSVKGLDVCNAIRDGIEQIRQWQKQMEIVLCALENQRSVGEGQFRRAKKALIDLTIGMLDDKDSNATVNHRNRSFGRNNTQNDHRSMGHFRSLSWSVSRNWSAAKQLQAIGNNLVAPKSNEIIATNGLALAVFTMSYVLYFVMWALVAAIPCQDRGLQTHFYVTRQFVWAGPILSLHERILEESKKRDRRNACGLLKEIQEIEKCVHQMNELIDTVQFPITEEKDGEVKERIHELGLVYDGLKSGLDPLERQVREVFHRIVRSRTEGLDSIGR